The following are encoded in a window of Allosphingosinicella indica genomic DNA:
- the pspB gene encoding envelope stress response membrane protein PspB has protein sequence MNGFVAIVAIFIGLPWLILHYVTKWKSGATLTGEDERLLEELHSAARRLDERMNTIERIIAAENPGWQQISVDPAGIGIEDRTINREDRITRDDRRSK, from the coding sequence GTGAACGGCTTCGTCGCCATCGTCGCGATCTTCATCGGCCTGCCGTGGCTGATCCTCCACTACGTCACGAAGTGGAAGAGCGGCGCGACGCTGACCGGCGAAGACGAACGGTTGCTGGAGGAACTGCACAGCGCCGCGCGCCGCCTCGACGAGCGCATGAACACGATCGAGCGCATCATCGCCGCCGAGAACCCCGGCTGGCAGCAGATCAGCGTCGACCCCGCCGGCATCGGCATCGAAGACCGTACCATCAACCGCGAAGACCGCATCACCCGCGACGATAGGAGGAGCAAATGA
- a CDS encoding PspC domain-containing protein: MKGRNFRIDRKNGKLLGLCAGIANATGIDATFVRVAVVLAVILGSPWFIAAYFAAALYLRHRETRGIAGGSDAAAIREWREDRSATLDRRIDAIEHEAMSRESRLAKEIEALR; encoded by the coding sequence ATGAAGGGCCGCAATTTCCGCATCGACAGGAAGAACGGCAAGCTTCTGGGCCTGTGTGCCGGCATCGCCAACGCGACCGGCATCGACGCCACCTTCGTCCGCGTCGCGGTGGTGCTGGCGGTGATCCTGGGCAGCCCGTGGTTCATCGCGGCTTATTTCGCGGCGGCGCTCTACCTGCGCCATCGCGAGACGCGCGGCATCGCCGGCGGCAGCGACGCGGCGGCGATCCGCGAATGGCGCGAGGACCGCAGCGCGACGCTCGACCGCCGGATCGACGCGATAGAGCATGAAGCGATGTCGCGCGAAAGCCGGCTGGCCAAGGAAATCGAAGCACTGCGCTGA
- a CDS encoding SufE family protein yields the protein MPALDDIFADYELLDADDRYRLLIDLGRDLEPMPEALKTDATLVRGCSAAVWIYPTIGDDGRLHFLADSNAAITKGIVALVLLTVQDRSAADIAAADIEGALAPFDLRNQLSSNRTQGIPNMIALIRQTAKRYAA from the coding sequence ATGCCCGCGCTCGACGATATATTTGCCGATTACGAACTGCTCGATGCGGACGACCGTTATCGGCTGCTGATCGATCTCGGCCGCGATCTCGAGCCGATGCCCGAAGCGCTCAAGACCGATGCGACGCTGGTGCGCGGCTGCTCGGCGGCGGTGTGGATCTATCCGACGATCGGCGACGACGGCCGCCTCCACTTCCTTGCGGACAGCAATGCGGCGATCACCAAGGGGATCGTCGCGCTGGTGCTGCTGACGGTTCAGGACCGCAGCGCAGCCGACATCGCCGCCGCCGATATAGAGGGCGCGCTGGCGCCGTTCGACCTCCGGAACCAGCTCAGCTCCAATCGCACCCAAGGCATTCCCAACATGATCGCGCTGATCCGCCAGACCGCGAAGCGCTACGCGGCATGA
- a CDS encoding PaaI family thioesterase: MSDAIDWTRAFDPEKFAGIAAQIGHGGALGIVYHAHGEDWVELALPYSETLIGVTETGVIASGPIISLMDMATSISVWARIGRFRHQATLDLRIDYLRPATPGRTIIGRGECYRTTKTVAFVRGTAHDGDPDDPIAHVSGTFMAMGEVPPA, encoded by the coding sequence ATGAGCGACGCGATCGACTGGACGCGGGCGTTCGACCCGGAGAAATTCGCCGGCATCGCCGCGCAGATCGGTCACGGCGGCGCGCTCGGTATCGTCTATCACGCGCATGGCGAAGACTGGGTGGAACTTGCCCTCCCCTATTCGGAAACGCTGATCGGCGTGACGGAGACGGGCGTGATCGCCTCGGGGCCGATCATCAGCTTGATGGACATGGCGACCAGCATTTCGGTTTGGGCGCGGATCGGCCGCTTCCGGCACCAAGCGACGCTCGACCTCAGGATCGACTATCTGAGGCCCGCGACGCCCGGCCGGACCATCATCGGCCGCGGCGAATGCTATCGGACGACGAAGACGGTGGCGTTCGTGCGCGGCACTGCACACGACGGCGATCCCGACGATCCGATCGCCCATGTCTCGGGCACGTTCATGGCGATGGGCGAGGTTCCGCCCGCCTGA
- a CDS encoding J domain-containing protein has product MARPGRSNDWGFPRWRGYGSERGATQVRLCDRHGCEEPGDCPAPKSPNSPERWYFCERHAAEYNRGWNYFEGLSAEDAAAREAGERRDAGGFANASHYGWGGPGDGTRSRDEMRALDVLELESGAGFDDIRLAYRRLAKANHPDLNKGEEAAARFRAVQAAYDVLRKSEERRAALSR; this is encoded by the coding sequence ATGGCACGGCCGGGACGATCGAACGACTGGGGTTTCCCCCGCTGGCGCGGCTACGGCAGCGAGCGTGGCGCGACGCAGGTGCGGCTGTGCGATCGGCACGGCTGCGAGGAGCCGGGCGATTGCCCCGCGCCAAAATCCCCCAACAGCCCCGAGCGCTGGTATTTCTGCGAGCGCCACGCCGCCGAATACAACCGCGGCTGGAATTATTTCGAGGGGCTGAGCGCCGAGGATGCCGCCGCGCGCGAGGCGGGCGAGCGGCGCGACGCCGGCGGGTTCGCCAACGCCTCGCACTATGGCTGGGGCGGTCCCGGCGACGGCACCCGCAGCCGCGACGAGATGCGCGCGCTCGACGTGCTGGAGCTGGAGAGCGGCGCGGGGTTCGACGATATCCGCCTCGCCTATCGCCGGCTCGCGAAGGCCAATCACCCCGATCTTAACAAGGGCGAGGAAGCCGCGGCGCGCTTCCGCGCGGTGCAGGCTGCCTATGACGTGCTGCGCAAATCCGAAGAACGGCGCGCGGCGCTGTCGCGCTGA
- a CDS encoding N-acetylmuramoyl-L-alanine amidase has product MIDAIDTPSPNFDDRELPVSILVLHYTGMQDAASAIARLSDAEAKVSCHYLVSEDGQVLRMVDEEKRAWHAGRSHWRGIRDVNSASIGIEIVNPGHEFGYRPFPEPQMAALIPLVSDIMIRRDISKSNVVGHSDIAPSRKQDPGELFDWARLAKLGLAIARPTKGLADPHWTDAGFLLALERFGYDVADGRAATVAFQRRFRPELIDGVIDGESRAILLSLLLDRERGIVR; this is encoded by the coding sequence ATGATCGACGCGATCGACACGCCTTCGCCCAATTTCGACGATCGCGAGCTGCCGGTCTCGATCCTCGTCCTTCATTACACCGGCATGCAGGACGCGGCCTCCGCCATCGCCCGCCTGTCCGATGCCGAGGCCAAGGTTTCCTGCCACTATCTCGTCTCGGAAGACGGGCAGGTGCTGCGCATGGTGGATGAGGAGAAGCGCGCCTGGCACGCCGGCCGTTCGCACTGGCGCGGCATCCGCGACGTCAATTCGGCGAGCATCGGCATCGAAATCGTCAACCCCGGCCACGAATTCGGCTACCGGCCGTTTCCCGAGCCGCAGATGGCGGCACTGATTCCGCTCGTGTCGGACATCATGATCCGCCGCGATATCTCCAAATCCAACGTCGTCGGCCATTCGGACATCGCCCCTAGCCGCAAGCAGGATCCGGGCGAATTGTTCGATTGGGCGCGGCTCGCCAAGCTCGGCCTCGCCATCGCCCGCCCCACCAAGGGCCTCGCCGATCCGCACTGGACCGATGCCGGCTTCCTCCTCGCGCTCGAACGCTTTGGCTATGACGTCGCCGACGGCCGCGCAGCCACCGTTGCCTTCCAGCGCCGCTTCCGCCCCGAACTGATCGACGGCGTGATCGACGGCGAGAGCCGCGCGATCCTCCTCAGCCTGCTCTTGGATCGCGAGCGCGGAATCGTTAGATAG
- a CDS encoding histidine phosphotransferase family protein, with the protein MKSHEFASLLCSRLCHDLLSPVGALNNGIELLADEHDPEMRARCLELLAESARASANKLKFFRLAFGAAGGFADEVDTREARVAIEGLFGGDGRIQLGWMVDEPTISKAALKVLLNLVLIAGDALVRGGRLDVGVERTDKGVEIVVRAEGTRIVLDPELKRVLSGDIDENEVAPRAAAAWLVHSLVREGGGDVQVADEQEGLLLFGSSLPA; encoded by the coding sequence ATGAAATCCCACGAATTCGCCAGCCTGTTGTGCTCAAGGCTGTGCCACGATCTGTTGTCGCCGGTCGGCGCGCTCAACAACGGCATCGAGCTGCTCGCCGACGAACATGATCCCGAGATGCGCGCCCGCTGCCTCGAACTGCTCGCCGAAAGCGCGCGGGCGTCGGCCAACAAGCTCAAATTCTTTCGCCTGGCGTTCGGCGCGGCCGGCGGTTTTGCTGACGAGGTAGACACTCGCGAGGCGCGCGTCGCGATCGAGGGCCTGTTCGGGGGTGATGGCCGCATTCAGCTCGGCTGGATGGTCGACGAGCCGACGATCAGCAAGGCGGCGCTCAAGGTGCTGCTCAATCTCGTCCTCATCGCCGGCGATGCGCTGGTCCGCGGCGGGCGGCTCGACGTCGGCGTCGAGCGAACGGACAAGGGCGTCGAGATCGTCGTCCGCGCGGAAGGCACGCGCATCGTCCTCGATCCCGAGCTCAAGCGCGTGCTGAGCGGCGATATCGACGAGAATGAAGTGGCGCCGCGCGCCGCCGCGGCCTGGCTGGTCCACAGCTTGGTGCGTGAAGGCGGCGGCGATGTTCAGGTGGCCGACGAGCAGGAAGGACTGCTGCTCTTCGGGTCCTCGCTTCCGGCCTGA
- a CDS encoding RluA family pseudouridine synthase, with product MSGGASTINVTLGAEAAGWRLDRALASAIPTLSRERLKALISSGQVAGPGGAAVRDPATKVREGSDYAISVPAPAPAHNEAQDIALEIVFEDEHLLIVDKPAGMVVHPAAGNLDGTLVNALLHHCAGRLSGIGGVARPGIVHRIDKDTSGLLVVAKTDVAHEGLAAQFKRHSIDRRYKAIVAGVPLPRSGTIDAPLARSASNRKKIAITGEGQGRRAVTHYRVETVLRDAALVECRLETGRTHQVRVHMTSIGHPLLGDPVYGSTRKAHRAVLETLGFRRQALHAAKLEFIHPVSKRNLSFESAVPSDMQELFTALSV from the coding sequence ATGTCTGGGGGGGCCTCGACCATAAATGTGACACTGGGCGCGGAGGCCGCCGGATGGCGGCTGGACCGGGCGCTGGCATCCGCCATCCCCACCCTGTCCCGCGAGCGGCTGAAGGCGCTGATTTCGAGCGGGCAGGTCGCCGGGCCGGGCGGCGCGGCGGTGCGCGATCCGGCCACGAAGGTGCGCGAAGGCAGCGATTACGCCATTTCCGTCCCTGCCCCCGCGCCGGCGCATAACGAGGCGCAGGACATCGCGCTCGAAATCGTCTTCGAGGACGAGCATCTGCTGATCGTCGACAAGCCCGCGGGGATGGTGGTCCATCCTGCGGCGGGAAATCTCGACGGGACACTGGTCAACGCGCTGCTCCACCATTGCGCGGGGCGGCTTTCGGGCATCGGCGGGGTGGCGCGGCCGGGGATCGTCCACCGGATCGACAAGGACACGTCGGGGCTGCTCGTGGTCGCCAAGACCGATGTCGCGCACGAAGGCCTTGCCGCGCAGTTCAAGCGGCACAGCATCGACCGGCGCTACAAGGCGATCGTCGCGGGTGTGCCGCTGCCGCGATCGGGCACGATCGATGCACCGCTCGCGCGCTCGGCGTCCAACCGCAAGAAGATCGCGATCACCGGCGAAGGCCAGGGGCGGCGCGCGGTGACGCATTACCGGGTCGAGACCGTCCTCAGGGACGCGGCGCTGGTCGAATGCCGTCTCGAAACGGGGCGGACACACCAGGTGCGCGTGCACATGACCTCGATCGGCCATCCGCTGCTTGGCGATCCGGTCTACGGCAGCACGCGAAAGGCGCATCGTGCGGTTCTGGAAACACTGGGTTTCCGCCGCCAGGCCTTGCACGCGGCCAAATTGGAGTTTATTCATCCGGTTTCGAAAAGAAACCTGTCGTTCGAAAGCGCCGTTCCGTCGGATATGCAGGAACTGTTCACAGCGCTTTCCGTATAG
- the rpoH gene encoding RNA polymerase sigma factor RpoH, with protein MAMRPNVPATIPAAAAGEAGLNRYLAEIKKFPILAPEEEYMLAKRWEEHQDTDAAAKLVNSHLRLVAKIAMGYRGYGLPVSELISEGNIGLMQGVKKFDADRGFRLATYAMWWIRASIQEFILRSWSLVKMGTTAAQKKLFFNLRRMKNRIEAFEDGDLKPEDVTKIATDLGVTEDDVISMNRRMAMGGDTSLNVPMREDGEGQWQDWLVDTDPLQDERVADAEESKVRHEMLMDAMDVLNDRERHILTERRLTDDPKTLEELSQVYDVSRERIRQIEVRAFEKLQKALMNLAGERRLLPAM; from the coding sequence ATGGCTATGAGGCCAAACGTTCCGGCAACCATCCCCGCCGCCGCCGCAGGCGAAGCGGGCCTCAACCGCTATCTGGCTGAGATCAAGAAATTTCCGATCCTGGCGCCGGAAGAGGAATATATGCTCGCCAAAAGGTGGGAGGAGCATCAGGACACTGATGCCGCCGCCAAGCTGGTGAACAGCCACCTGCGCCTCGTCGCGAAGATCGCGATGGGGTATCGCGGCTATGGCCTGCCGGTCAGCGAGCTGATCTCCGAAGGCAATATCGGGCTGATGCAGGGCGTGAAGAAGTTCGACGCCGACCGCGGCTTCCGCCTCGCGACCTATGCGATGTGGTGGATCCGCGCCTCGATCCAGGAATTCATCCTGCGCTCGTGGAGCCTCGTGAAGATGGGCACCACCGCGGCGCAGAAGAAATTGTTCTTCAACCTCCGCCGGATGAAGAACCGTATCGAAGCGTTCGAGGACGGCGACCTGAAGCCCGAGGACGTGACCAAGATCGCCACCGATCTCGGCGTCACCGAGGATGACGTCATCTCGATGAACCGCCGCATGGCGATGGGCGGCGACACGTCGCTCAACGTACCCATGCGTGAGGATGGCGAGGGCCAATGGCAGGACTGGCTGGTCGATACCGATCCGTTGCAGGACGAGCGCGTCGCCGACGCCGAGGAGAGCAAGGTCCGCCACGAGATGCTGATGGACGCGATGGACGTGCTCAACGACCGCGAGCGGCACATCCTGACCGAGCGTCGGCTGACCGACGATCCCAAGACTTTGGAAGAGCTCAGCCAAGTCTATGACGTCAGCCGCGAGCGCATCCGCCAGATCGAGGTCCGCGCCTTCGAGAAGCTTCAGAAGGCGCTGATGAACCTCGCCGGCGAACGGCGTCTGCTGCCTGCGATGTGA
- a CDS encoding GNAT family N-acetyltransferase codes for MRRRRARPDDIAAVHAIYVDGSVIPYLGHDSMPLADFRPIFDRMLDDGDLHVIEIDRTVAGFCKTGRQHGRCAHVAHLGPLAIASAFQGRGAGRAMVAEVIAELEAAGVTRIELQAEADNRGGLAFYERMGFHREGVQRFAYKRGSEDAPVDEVMMVRFVGPLAVHNPNFPDDATETPR; via the coding sequence GTGAGACGGCGCCGCGCGCGTCCCGACGATATCGCTGCCGTCCACGCCATCTATGTGGACGGCAGCGTCATTCCCTATCTCGGCCATGATTCGATGCCGCTTGCCGACTTCCGGCCGATCTTCGACCGGATGCTCGACGACGGCGATCTTCATGTGATCGAGATCGACCGCACGGTTGCGGGTTTCTGCAAAACCGGCCGGCAGCACGGCCGCTGCGCGCATGTCGCGCATCTCGGGCCACTGGCGATCGCTTCCGCCTTCCAGGGCCGCGGGGCGGGACGTGCGATGGTGGCGGAGGTGATCGCCGAGCTCGAAGCCGCCGGCGTGACCCGGATCGAGCTGCAGGCGGAAGCCGACAATCGCGGAGGCCTCGCTTTCTACGAACGCATGGGATTCCATCGCGAGGGCGTGCAGCGCTTTGCGTACAAGCGCGGATCGGAGGACGCACCGGTCGATGAGGTGATGATGGTCCGCTTCGTTGGCCCGCTGGCAGTCCACAACCCCAACTTCCCCGATGACGCGACGGAGACGCCCCGCTAA
- a CDS encoding YbaB/EbfC family nucleoid-associated protein, protein MPNLDDIMKMAQNAQAELQKAQAGLDTIEVEGVSGGGMVKVRASAKGRIIAVDIDPSLLQPSEKQMVEDLVAAAFNDARAKADAAAASEMQKITSGLPLPPGFKLPF, encoded by the coding sequence ATGCCCAACCTCGACGATATCATGAAGATGGCCCAGAACGCCCAGGCCGAGCTGCAGAAGGCGCAGGCCGGGCTCGATACGATCGAGGTGGAGGGCGTTTCGGGCGGCGGCATGGTCAAGGTCCGCGCCAGCGCAAAGGGCCGCATCATTGCTGTCGATATCGATCCGAGCCTGCTCCAGCCGTCCGAAAAGCAGATGGTAGAGGATCTCGTCGCCGCCGCGTTCAACGACGCGCGCGCCAAGGCCGATGCGGCCGCCGCGAGCGAGATGCAGAAGATCACCAGCGGCCTCCCGCTCCCCCCGGGCTTCAAGCTCCCGTTCTGA
- a CDS encoding DNA polymerase III subunit gamma/tau, producing the protein MSSESPDTFALGLDEPPQPAAAQPYRVLARKYRPQSFAELIGQDAMVKTLGNAIRRDRLAHAFLLTGVRGVGKTSTARLIAKALNCIGPDGAGGPTIDPCGVCEPCRAIAEGRHIDVVEMDAASHTGVDDVREIIEAVRYAAVSARYKVYIVDEVHMLSKNAFNALLKTLEEPPAHVKFLFATTEVNKVPVTVLSRCQRFDLKRISAEQLAAHFGEVAEKEGVAIEPEALTLIARAAEGSARDGLSILDQAIAHGAGGVTADQVRAMLGLSDRGAIRALLALLLAGDAPGALKAVRDQYELGVEPAALLRGLLESVHGITRAKVGGADDPALSVEEREAYADWAAAIGYAALHRLWQLLLKGLAEVHNATLPLETAEMALLRVIHATDLPDPGTLARQMAGEGGIPPAAATPASHGAPAAPPPPVSAAPGRPASFAALVDALDQGGKPLLAQQLHDFVGLVRYAPPLLDLKPLKPFAADFARDLAAALKAMTGESWQVALTEDGAAEPSLRDQELAEKQRLKQKVLDTPVVRAALDAFPDAELVDYSLNEQRSA; encoded by the coding sequence ATGTCCTCCGAATCCCCCGATACCTTCGCGCTCGGCCTCGACGAGCCGCCGCAGCCCGCGGCGGCGCAACCCTATCGCGTGCTCGCCCGCAAATATCGCCCCCAGTCCTTCGCCGAGCTGATCGGCCAGGATGCGATGGTGAAGACGCTGGGCAATGCCATCCGGCGCGACCGGCTCGCGCACGCCTTCCTGCTCACCGGCGTCCGCGGTGTCGGCAAGACCTCGACCGCGCGGCTCATCGCCAAGGCGCTCAACTGCATCGGCCCGGACGGCGCCGGCGGGCCAACCATCGACCCGTGCGGAGTCTGCGAGCCCTGCCGCGCGATCGCCGAGGGGCGTCACATCGACGTCGTCGAGATGGATGCCGCCAGCCACACCGGCGTCGACGACGTGCGCGAGATCATCGAGGCGGTGCGCTACGCCGCCGTCTCGGCGCGCTACAAGGTCTACATCGTCGACGAAGTCCACATGCTCTCCAAGAACGCGTTCAACGCGCTCCTGAAGACGCTGGAGGAGCCGCCCGCGCATGTGAAATTCCTGTTCGCCACGACCGAGGTGAACAAGGTGCCGGTGACGGTGCTGTCGCGCTGCCAGCGTTTCGATCTGAAGCGCATTTCCGCCGAGCAGCTCGCTGCGCATTTCGGCGAAGTCGCGGAAAAGGAAGGCGTCGCGATCGAGCCCGAAGCGCTGACGCTCATCGCGCGCGCGGCGGAAGGGTCGGCGCGCGACGGCCTCTCGATCCTCGATCAGGCGATCGCGCACGGCGCGGGCGGCGTCACCGCCGATCAGGTGCGCGCCATGCTCGGCCTCTCCGATCGCGGCGCGATCCGGGCTCTGCTGGCGCTGCTGCTGGCGGGCGACGCGCCGGGCGCGCTGAAGGCGGTGCGCGATCAGTATGAGCTCGGCGTCGAGCCCGCGGCGCTGCTCCGCGGGTTGCTCGAATCGGTGCACGGCATCACCCGCGCCAAGGTCGGCGGTGCCGACGATCCGGCGCTGTCGGTGGAGGAGCGCGAGGCTTATGCCGACTGGGCGGCGGCGATCGGCTATGCCGCGCTCCACCGCCTCTGGCAGTTGCTGCTCAAAGGGCTGGCCGAAGTCCACAATGCGACACTGCCGCTCGAGACGGCGGAAATGGCGCTGCTGCGCGTCATCCACGCGACCGACCTGCCCGATCCCGGAACACTCGCCCGGCAGATGGCGGGGGAGGGCGGCATTCCGCCCGCCGCCGCCACGCCCGCGTCGCACGGAGCGCCGGCCGCGCCGCCGCCGCCCGTATCCGCGGCTCCGGGCCGTCCGGCCAGCTTCGCCGCGCTCGTCGATGCGCTGGATCAGGGCGGTAAGCCGCTGCTTGCCCAGCAACTGCACGATTTCGTCGGCCTCGTCCGCTATGCCCCGCCGCTGCTCGATCTGAAGCCCTTGAAGCCCTTCGCCGCCGATTTCGCGCGCGATCTCGCTGCAGCGCTCAAGGCGATGACGGGGGAAAGCTGGCAGGTCGCGCTCACCGAGGACGGCGCGGCGGAGCCTTCGCTTCGCGATCAGGAACTCGCGGAAAAGCAACGGCTCAAACAGAAAGTGCTGGACACGCCGGTCGTCCGCGCGGCTTTGGACGCCTTTCCCGACGCCGAGCTCGTCGATTATAGTTTGAACGAACAACGGAGCGCCTGA
- a CDS encoding endonuclease/exonuclease/phosphatase family protein, which yields MSADGRTASTRIDVLTYNVEGLAWPARSGRGPKLKEIGNRLAAMRAAGAAPDVVLFQEMFSRRATQAVTAADYPALVAGPARGAAQPPRAGPRLPGRRVVTRGEIGIKFLSGGLAIASEYPIVSHSAQPFPRRACAGIDCLANKGVLHARIVIPGVPGTLDLFNTHMNSQRASRAPEDRHLAAHRRQSRAISEFVALEGDIARPMVLGGDFNMRHSEPRFDRFVEMQPIAIVHRWCSERPQECDVQMSWDGDEPWMDTQDLQLFWSGEGVTIRPVRVEAMFDGGATGPRLSDHDGFRVTYDLSWPAGMPGAACAP from the coding sequence TTGTCGGCGGACGGGCGGACGGCGAGCACGCGGATCGACGTGCTCACCTACAATGTCGAGGGCCTTGCCTGGCCGGCGCGGAGCGGCCGCGGACCGAAGCTGAAGGAGATCGGCAACCGGCTCGCGGCAATGCGCGCGGCGGGCGCCGCGCCCGATGTGGTGCTTTTTCAAGAGATGTTCAGCCGCCGGGCTACCCAAGCCGTCACGGCGGCGGACTATCCGGCACTGGTCGCCGGGCCGGCGCGCGGCGCTGCACAGCCGCCGCGTGCGGGGCCGCGCCTTCCCGGCCGCCGCGTCGTCACGCGCGGGGAGATTGGCATCAAGTTCCTCTCCGGGGGGCTCGCGATAGCGTCCGAATATCCGATCGTCAGCCACAGCGCGCAGCCGTTTCCGCGCCGGGCGTGCGCTGGCATTGACTGCCTTGCCAACAAAGGGGTGCTCCATGCGCGGATCGTCATCCCCGGCGTTCCCGGTACGCTCGACCTCTTCAACACCCACATGAATTCGCAGCGCGCCTCGCGCGCGCCGGAGGACCGCCATCTCGCCGCGCACCGCCGACAATCCCGTGCGATTTCCGAATTCGTCGCGCTGGAGGGAGATATCGCGCGGCCGATGGTGCTTGGCGGCGATTTCAACATGCGCCATTCCGAGCCGCGCTTCGATCGCTTCGTCGAGATGCAGCCGATCGCCATCGTCCACCGCTGGTGCAGCGAGCGGCCGCAGGAGTGCGATGTGCAGATGTCGTGGGACGGCGACGAACCCTGGATGGACACGCAGGATCTCCAGCTCTTCTGGTCGGGCGAGGGGGTGACGATCCGCCCCGTCCGCGTCGAGGCGATGTTCGACGGCGGCGCGACCGGCCCGCGGCTCTCCGATCACGACGGCTTCCGCGTGACCTACGATCTGAGCTGGCCCGCGGGGATGCCCGGCGCGGCCTGCGCGCCCTGA
- a CDS encoding 2Fe-2S iron-sulfur cluster-binding protein has product MTAVRFISADGDRIQEVAGQGGDRLLDIAQNAGQPLEGTCEGQMACSTCHVIVEAEDFAKLPRASEEEEDMLDLASHVTRHSRLACQIWIDPAWDSLTVRIPGAARNMQGR; this is encoded by the coding sequence ATGACGGCGGTGCGCTTCATATCGGCTGACGGCGATCGCATTCAGGAGGTTGCGGGACAGGGGGGCGATCGCCTCCTCGACATCGCCCAGAATGCCGGCCAGCCGCTCGAGGGCACTTGCGAAGGGCAGATGGCCTGCTCCACTTGCCACGTGATCGTCGAGGCGGAGGATTTCGCGAAGCTGCCGCGCGCCAGCGAGGAGGAGGAGGACATGCTCGATCTCGCCAGCCACGTCACCCGCCACTCGCGGCTCGCCTGCCAGATCTGGATCGATCCCGCCTGGGACAGCCTCACCGTCCGCATCCCCGGCGCCGCGCGCAACATGCAGGGCCGTTGA
- a CDS encoding cysteine desulfurase family protein, protein MLYLDYQATTPLAPEALDAMLPWLGGPDSEGFANPASQYRAGRAAAAAVEVARGDVAALLPSGGRVYFTSGATEALNWALTAGVRIAPGGVAGSPIEHPAALQCLESLGASLIPVGADGRVPPPDPALLPKGGIVALMLVNNEVGTIQPVADYAAAARAKGSLLLCDAVQGYGRMAIPEGPDLIAISAHKIHGPKGIGALWVRDGVRLPPLLLGGGQEQGMRAGTVPVALVAGFGAAARLAAERMEADTAHVAQLWDTAIEMLPGWTVNGSITHRYRGNLNVRRAGVNGVRLLSDVRDAAFSLGSACGSGSGKTSHVLRAMGLSEAETHASIRLGFGRYTQEAELREALGLIHAAAERQLSLAA, encoded by the coding sequence ATGCTCTATCTCGATTACCAGGCGACGACGCCGCTGGCGCCCGAAGCGCTGGACGCGATGCTGCCCTGGCTCGGCGGGCCGGACAGCGAAGGCTTCGCCAATCCGGCCAGCCAATATCGCGCCGGCCGCGCCGCTGCAGCGGCGGTGGAGGTGGCGCGTGGCGACGTGGCGGCGCTGCTTCCGTCGGGGGGACGTGTCTATTTCACCTCCGGCGCGACCGAGGCGCTCAACTGGGCGCTGACTGCGGGCGTGCGGATCGCGCCGGGCGGCGTCGCTGGCAGCCCAATCGAGCATCCCGCCGCGCTGCAATGCCTCGAAAGCCTTGGTGCATCGTTAATTCCCGTGGGCGCCGACGGCCGCGTGCCGCCGCCAGATCCGGCGCTGCTGCCCAAAGGTGGCATCGTCGCGCTGATGCTGGTCAACAACGAGGTCGGCACGATCCAGCCCGTCGCCGATTATGCCGCCGCGGCGCGCGCAAAGGGCAGCCTGCTGCTCTGCGACGCGGTGCAGGGCTATGGCCGCATGGCGATCCCCGAAGGTCCGGATCTGATCGCGATCAGCGCCCACAAGATCCATGGCCCCAAGGGCATCGGCGCACTTTGGGTGCGCGACGGCGTGCGCTTGCCGCCGCTGCTGCTCGGCGGCGGGCAGGAGCAGGGAATGCGCGCCGGCACCGTCCCGGTCGCGCTCGTCGCCGGTTTCGGCGCCGCCGCCCGCCTCGCCGCCGAGCGGATGGAGGCCGATACGGCGCACGTCGCGCAACTCTGGGATACGGCTATCGAGATGCTACCCGGCTGGACGGTGAACGGGTCGATCACGCACCGCTACCGGGGCAATCTCAACGTCCGCCGCGCGGGCGTGAATGGGGTGCGGTTGCTCTCCGATGTCCGCGATGCCGCGTTCAGCCTCGGGAGTGCCTGCGGCAGCGGATCGGGCAAGACGAGCCATGTTCTCCGCGCGATGGGGTTGTCCGAGGCAGAAACCCACGCCAGCATCCGCCTCGGCTTCGGCCGCTACACGCAGGAGGCGGAACTCCGCGAGGCGCTCGGCCTGATCCATGCCGCCGCCGAACGCCAACTGAGCCTCGCCGCATGA